A region of Trichocoleus sp. FACHB-46 DNA encodes the following proteins:
- a CDS encoding FecR domain-containing protein, with protein MSQKLALFLALMLSGLTIGSFTQPADAKTPLTRAVIQALRNRVQLMQKTRPVRSARVSDAMAPGDALATARASLAELRFNDGSLARVGEQAVFRFVPNARTFQLSNGTMLLLIPPGRGPTGVRTPNAAAGIKGSALFVRYIPDTDTTLVGALTNNPQGPMVIYNRDASQSQGLRAGQLAVIVKNRIEQVYDFDLNTFYETSDLVKGLNLTQKDAASPSDEAIAAVRAETVEALQGQSSFKNANVIENPTFVRLPSESADFPVNNLDRVFNSVDVRRAIDPEKTQSDQTIASPQQPGSGSGSVPPVAGTTPPATQPPEPVTSTQNPPPSDNPAISSPPEPTPVTSTPRPLDSLGQRPRTVAPTDTRLLTPRRIEPATPISQPSTPTPPVVTTPTPPTPTPAQGSNTPPSPTDELPVVPKQPDTLPNPNSPVTPGSSLPSQTQGDDPGIGQPNVNPPIDALPDLSTDTPPGGSPDVIIPSSPILVEPGSGVPVVPIDPTLPGNFPGQGNTGGNFPGGGNTGGDFPSQAPVTPATPISNPTNPTGGGQPTDPTNPTGGGQPTDPTNPTGNTPPNGGTPGSDFPGKANDGKFPGKANDGVFPGGGATEGKFPGRVPIDK; from the coding sequence ATGTCTCAAAAATTAGCTCTGTTCCTTGCTCTGATGCTGTCGGGTCTAACTATTGGGAGCTTTACGCAGCCTGCGGATGCCAAAACTCCCTTGACTCGTGCTGTCATTCAGGCACTCCGGAATCGTGTGCAGTTAATGCAAAAAACCCGACCTGTTCGATCGGCACGAGTTTCTGATGCAATGGCTCCTGGCGATGCTCTAGCAACGGCGCGTGCTTCTCTAGCAGAGCTACGTTTTAATGACGGTTCTTTAGCTCGTGTGGGTGAGCAAGCCGTTTTTCGTTTCGTGCCTAATGCCCGTACATTTCAGCTCTCTAATGGCACGATGTTACTCCTCATTCCGCCTGGTCGTGGTCCTACAGGAGTAAGAACCCCCAATGCAGCGGCGGGCATTAAAGGTTCTGCTTTGTTTGTCCGCTATATTCCTGACACAGATACCACCCTGGTTGGGGCACTGACCAATAACCCGCAAGGGCCAATGGTAATTTATAACCGTGATGCTTCTCAAAGCCAAGGCTTACGAGCTGGCCAGTTGGCGGTTATAGTCAAAAACCGGATTGAGCAAGTCTACGACTTTGATCTCAATACCTTCTATGAAACCAGTGATTTAGTCAAAGGGCTGAATCTCACGCAAAAGGATGCTGCTAGTCCCTCAGATGAGGCGATCGCGGCAGTTCGAGCTGAGACAGTAGAGGCTTTGCAAGGCCAGTCCTCCTTCAAAAACGCAAACGTCATCGAAAACCCAACCTTTGTCCGTTTGCCCTCTGAGTCAGCTGATTTTCCCGTTAACAACCTCGATCGCGTCTTCAATTCTGTGGATGTACGCCGAGCTATCGACCCAGAGAAAACTCAATCCGATCAAACCATAGCCTCACCGCAACAACCTGGTTCTGGTTCTGGTAGCGTTCCACCTGTCGCTGGCACTACCCCACCTGCGACTCAACCGCCGGAGCCAGTCACCTCTACTCAAAACCCACCTCCTAGCGACAACCCCGCTATCAGTTCACCGCCTGAACCCACTCCAGTCACTTCAACTCCTCGTCCCCTAGACTCCTTAGGGCAGAGACCAAGGACGGTTGCTCCAACAGACACCAGACTGCTCACCCCTCGCCGCATAGAGCCAGCAACTCCAATTTCGCAACCTAGCACTCCTACGCCGCCCGTAGTCACCACACCCACTCCCCCTACCCCCACCCCTGCCCAAGGGTCAAATACGCCCCCTTCGCCCACGGATGAGCTGCCCGTGGTGCCTAAGCAACCTGATACCCTTCCTAACCCCAATTCTCCTGTTACTCCAGGCTCCAGCCTTCCCAGTCAAACTCAAGGAGATGATCCAGGTATTGGCCAGCCTAATGTAAATCCTCCTATTGACGCTTTACCAGACCTTTCCACTGATACTCCCCCAGGCGGCTCACCGGATGTAATCATTCCGAGTTCACCTATCTTGGTTGAACCCGGATCAGGAGTGCCAGTAGTGCCGATTGATCCGACTTTGCCAGGTAACTTCCCTGGTCAAGGAAACACCGGAGGTAACTTCCCTGGCGGAGGAAATACGGGAGGCGATTTTCCTAGCCAAGCTCCAGTAACGCCTGCTACCCCTATATCCAATCCAACCAATCCGACTGGCGGAGGCCAACCTACAGATCCAACCAATCCGACTGGCGGAGGTCAACCTACAGATCCAACCAATCCAACTGGCAATACGCCACCTAATGGCGGAACACCGGGTAGTGATTTTCCTGGTAAAGCCAATGATGGTAAATTTCCTGGTAAAGCCAATGATGGTGTCTTCCCAGGTGGTGGGGCAACCGAGGGTAAGTTTCCTGGCCGGGTTCCAATTGACAAATAA
- a CDS encoding M48 family metalloprotease, producing the protein MSSSDPSASHQPSTNATLKAGLTALKQGDYPTAISLLERCANFSPNQVAIPTPNTPTSLQAQIGLVTAYKRQGLTEQAIALCQTLTQTPNPQAKAWADKTLASFIQRYPQLVASTELQPATSAASEAPSTISDASGAGFVPLDAISIRKSSRTSKLRPQTTSGSQPRSPQPAPDDTSTPPTGVAQEVLFESTNPVLAASTAATEPHEWKQAGRAQKWQPLSKLKLTRLGLLQAGSAIAFLAFALFVLRFSMRATNWLLVKLPFVQPIQLLYRNPTVIFIVVVGLMLASLPWLMDALLKFLYGLKPLSTATLATYSPEATKVLNRLPRQKQIPTPALRLLPTAAPIALTYGSLPRFARIAVSQGLLEQLADDEIAALYAGEIAHIAHWDFAVMSLAVLLLQVPYTLYWQVATWGDRLEARRKQAQRQNTALFYLFTVLVYIIAAFSSLNYGVYWLLRWPLLWLSRQRLYYSDRLAAEFTGNPNGLTRALLKTAIGVAQDVQQQQQTSYVLEGFNFLAPLDYKTALTVGSFYPAVSFEALLEWDRTNPHRHWLNLNQSHSLLGNRLQLLSSYARHWRLDSELNFANSAQAPTPKLTWQQWLTRYGQRLALQGAPFWGLGLGVAIGLGIWLIAAIGEFLGLWNLFWLVGDWAVLIGCLPLGLSLGIFVRINPFFPDITPVTLRATSPLPTLVANSALLPIDSKPVQLQGKVLGRTGLANWLSQSLILQTDTGLLPLHHTSAVGPLGAFWARSPQPRDLVHQAVTAKGWFHRGATSWIDLETLRTSSGKISISRHPIWSTLLAGVAACVGTYILLFIGGY; encoded by the coding sequence ATGTCTAGTTCCGACCCTTCTGCATCTCACCAACCATCTACCAACGCGACGCTGAAAGCAGGCTTAACTGCCCTGAAGCAGGGAGATTACCCCACCGCCATCTCGCTGCTAGAGCGCTGTGCCAACTTTTCTCCAAATCAGGTTGCAATACCTACACCCAATACCCCAACTAGCTTGCAAGCCCAGATTGGGTTAGTCACCGCCTATAAGCGTCAAGGGCTGACGGAGCAAGCGATCGCCCTTTGCCAAACCCTTACCCAAACACCTAACCCTCAGGCGAAAGCTTGGGCCGACAAAACTTTAGCTAGCTTCATCCAACGCTATCCTCAACTGGTGGCATCTACCGAGTTGCAACCCGCTACATCAGCAGCATCCGAGGCTCCATCTACAATCTCTGATGCTAGCGGAGCTGGATTTGTCCCGCTTGATGCCATCTCCATTCGCAAAAGTTCTCGAACTAGCAAACTGCGTCCTCAAACCACTTCAGGTAGTCAACCGCGATCGCCTCAGCCGGCTCCTGACGACACCTCTACGCCACCCACGGGAGTTGCGCAGGAAGTTCTATTTGAGAGTACAAACCCAGTTTTAGCAGCATCAACAGCGGCAACGGAACCGCACGAGTGGAAGCAAGCAGGTCGAGCACAAAAGTGGCAACCGCTTAGCAAGCTCAAACTTACTCGCCTTGGGCTCTTGCAAGCAGGTAGCGCGATCGCTTTTTTGGCTTTCGCCTTGTTTGTCCTACGGTTCTCTATGCGAGCTACCAACTGGCTGTTGGTCAAGCTTCCTTTTGTCCAGCCGATTCAACTGCTCTACCGCAATCCAACGGTCATTTTTATTGTTGTGGTAGGGCTGATGTTAGCCTCGCTGCCTTGGCTGATGGATGCGCTACTCAAGTTTTTGTACGGCTTGAAACCCCTATCAACCGCGACTTTAGCGACCTATAGCCCAGAAGCCACTAAAGTTCTCAATCGTCTGCCTCGGCAGAAGCAGATTCCCACTCCTGCCTTACGGCTTTTACCCACCGCTGCACCAATCGCCCTCACCTACGGCTCCCTACCTCGCTTCGCCCGCATTGCCGTCAGCCAAGGACTGCTAGAACAACTGGCAGATGACGAAATTGCGGCCCTCTATGCTGGGGAAATTGCTCACATTGCTCACTGGGATTTTGCGGTGATGTCCCTAGCAGTGCTGCTGCTGCAAGTTCCCTACACGCTGTATTGGCAGGTAGCCACTTGGGGCGATCGCTTGGAAGCTCGTAGAAAGCAAGCGCAGCGACAAAATACGGCCTTGTTTTACCTCTTCACGGTACTGGTCTACATCATTGCTGCCTTTTCCAGTCTCAACTATGGCGTCTATTGGCTGCTCCGCTGGCCGCTGTTGTGGCTGTCTCGTCAGCGGCTCTACTACAGCGATCGCTTAGCTGCTGAATTTACGGGCAACCCGAACGGCCTTACCAGAGCCTTACTCAAAACCGCGATCGGGGTAGCTCAAGACGTACAACAGCAGCAACAAACCAGCTATGTCCTCGAAGGCTTCAACTTCCTAGCACCGCTCGATTACAAAACAGCGCTAACCGTCGGTAGCTTCTATCCAGCCGTCTCATTTGAGGCACTTTTGGAATGGGACCGCACCAACCCTCACCGCCATTGGCTCAATCTCAACCAATCTCATTCTTTATTAGGCAATCGCCTGCAACTCCTGAGTTCTTACGCCCGTCACTGGCGACTCGACTCTGAGCTAAACTTTGCTAATTCCGCTCAAGCACCCACGCCCAAACTCACCTGGCAGCAGTGGTTAACTCGCTATGGACAACGCCTAGCCCTCCAAGGCGCTCCCTTCTGGGGCTTGGGGTTAGGCGTTGCGATCGGATTAGGGATTTGGTTAATCGCTGCGATCGGTGAGTTCTTAGGGTTGTGGAATTTGTTTTGGTTGGTGGGTGACTGGGCTGTCCTCATCGGTTGTTTACCTTTGGGTCTGAGCTTAGGGATTTTTGTTCGGATCAATCCGTTCTTTCCAGACATCACTCCAGTGACGCTCCGAGCCACATCTCCACTCCCAACATTGGTAGCTAATTCTGCACTTCTCCCTATCGACAGCAAACCTGTACAACTCCAAGGCAAAGTACTGGGGCGCACAGGGCTGGCTAATTGGCTAAGCCAAAGCTTGATTCTCCAAACCGACACGGGTTTATTACCGCTGCATCACACTTCAGCCGTGGGGCCGTTGGGAGCATTTTGGGCGCGATCGCCCCAACCCCGTGACTTAGTCCACCAAGCCGTAACTGCTAAAGGTTGGTTCCATCGGGGCGCTACTTCCTGGATCGATTTAGAAACCTTACGAACTTCGAGCGGCAAAATTAGCATTAGTCGCCATCCGATTTGGTCTACCTTGCTAGCTGGGGTAGCAGCCTGCGTTGGCACTTATATCCTGTTATTTATTGGAGGATATTAG
- a CDS encoding DUF4870 domain-containing protein, whose translation MYDTDKRKLLSAVAHGSIFFSAALVSIGVPIAILFVSDDPVVKENAKEAINFHLNIWVWGAIIGVLSWILIGLLLVPFYFLAHWGLAIWAIVTSLSDTDHAFRYPFIFRLV comes from the coding sequence ATGTACGACACGGATAAGCGGAAATTATTATCGGCAGTAGCGCATGGTTCGATCTTTTTTAGCGCTGCCTTGGTATCTATTGGTGTGCCGATCGCGATTTTGTTTGTTTCTGATGACCCCGTGGTGAAGGAAAACGCCAAGGAAGCCATTAACTTTCACCTTAATATTTGGGTCTGGGGCGCCATTATTGGAGTCCTGTCCTGGATCTTGATTGGTCTTCTGTTGGTGCCTTTCTACTTCCTGGCTCATTGGGGCTTGGCGATTTGGGCGATCGTGACTTCCCTAAGCGATACTGACCACGCATTCCGTTATCCCTTCATTTTCCGATTGGTCTAG
- the prfC gene encoding peptide chain release factor 3, with translation MSTDSLALDQSVQDKSLQVELETEIERRRNFAIISHPDAGKTTLTEKLLLYGGAIHEAGAVKARRAQRKATSDWMEMEQQRGISITSTVLQFAYKDCHINLLDTPGHQDFSEDTYRTLAAADNAVMLVDAAKGLEPQTRKLFEVCKLRSLPIFTFINKLDRPGREPLELLDEIEQELGLQTYAVNWPIGMGDRFRGVFDRREQKIHLFERSAHGSREATVTTVDLGDPRIEDLLEQELYYQLKEDLEVIEGVGPELDLAQVHRGKMTPVFFGSAMTNFGVEPFLNAFLDYALKPGPHHSTVGEVEPTYPEFSGFVFKLQANMDPRHRDRIAFVRVCSGKFEKDMTVNHARSGKTVRLSRPQKLFAQERESIEAAYPGDVIGLNNPGAFAIGDTIYLGQKLEYEGIPCFSPELFAYLKNPNPSKFKQFHKGVSELREEGAVQIMFSADEAKRDPILAAVGQLQFEVVQFRLQNEYNVETQIELLPYSVARWVTGGWDALQKVGRLFNTVTVKDSWGRPVLLFRNEWNCQQVEGEHPELKLSTIAPVVSGQEPIST, from the coding sequence ATGTCCACTGATTCCCTTGCCCTTGACCAATCGGTTCAAGACAAATCGCTTCAAGTTGAGTTGGAGACAGAGATTGAACGTCGTCGCAATTTTGCGATTATCTCTCACCCAGACGCGGGCAAAACCACTCTGACCGAAAAGCTATTGCTGTACGGAGGCGCAATTCACGAGGCGGGAGCGGTCAAGGCCCGACGTGCTCAGCGCAAAGCAACCTCAGACTGGATGGAAATGGAGCAACAGCGGGGGATTTCGATCACCTCGACGGTTTTGCAGTTTGCTTATAAAGACTGTCATATCAACCTTCTGGACACGCCGGGACACCAAGACTTTAGTGAAGACACCTACCGCACCTTAGCCGCCGCTGACAATGCGGTGATGCTAGTCGATGCAGCTAAAGGTTTGGAACCGCAGACTCGCAAGCTGTTTGAAGTGTGCAAGCTGCGATCGCTGCCTATTTTTACCTTTATCAACAAGCTCGATCGTCCAGGGCGTGAACCGCTAGAACTGCTGGATGAAATTGAGCAAGAACTAGGCTTACAAACCTACGCGGTAAACTGGCCGATTGGGATGGGCGATCGCTTTAGAGGCGTGTTTGACCGACGAGAGCAAAAAATTCACCTATTCGAGCGCAGTGCTCACGGTAGCCGCGAAGCCACAGTTACAACCGTCGATTTGGGCGACCCTCGGATCGAAGACTTGCTGGAGCAAGAACTCTACTACCAACTCAAAGAAGATTTGGAAGTGATTGAGGGGGTAGGTCCAGAGCTAGACCTGGCGCAGGTACACCGAGGCAAAATGACGCCCGTATTCTTTGGCAGCGCCATGACCAACTTTGGGGTGGAGCCGTTCTTGAATGCTTTCTTGGACTACGCCCTCAAGCCTGGACCTCATCACAGTACGGTGGGTGAGGTAGAGCCTACCTATCCAGAGTTTTCGGGTTTTGTCTTCAAGTTGCAAGCCAACATGGACCCCAGACACCGCGATCGCATTGCCTTTGTGCGGGTGTGCTCCGGTAAGTTTGAAAAAGATATGACCGTGAACCATGCTCGTTCGGGTAAAACGGTGCGCTTGTCTCGCCCGCAAAAGCTGTTTGCTCAAGAACGCGAATCGATCGAGGCGGCTTACCCTGGTGACGTGATCGGTCTCAACAACCCTGGAGCGTTTGCGATTGGAGACACGATTTATCTGGGCCAGAAGCTAGAGTACGAAGGCATCCCTTGTTTCTCACCAGAACTATTTGCTTACCTCAAAAACCCCAACCCCTCCAAGTTTAAGCAGTTCCACAAAGGTGTGTCGGAGCTACGGGAAGAAGGGGCGGTTCAGATCATGTTCTCGGCAGATGAAGCCAAGCGAGACCCGATCTTGGCGGCAGTCGGGCAACTGCAATTTGAAGTAGTACAGTTCCGGTTGCAAAACGAATACAACGTGGAAACCCAAATCGAACTGCTACCTTACAGCGTGGCTCGTTGGGTGACAGGAGGCTGGGACGCTTTGCAAAAAGTGGGGCGCTTGTTTAATACCGTCACGGTGAAAGATTCTTGGGGCCGTCCTGTGCTGCTCTTCCGCAATGAGTGGAACTGCCAGCAAGTAGAAGGAGAGCACCCGGAGTTAAAATTAAGCACGATCGCTCCCGTAGTTTCTGGGCAAGAACCTATCTCCACTTGA
- a CDS encoding sulfurtransferase: MVFHPVISAAWLQEHLNDPQVVVVDCRFALMQPELGQQQYQTSHILGAYYLDLNRDLSSPVGQHGGRHPLPDPEGFGAKLRAIGVNSESSSGPTLVVAYDDSRLAFASRLWWLLCYFGHSNVAVLDGGFAAWQAAGYSVTAEVPTPQAGNFTPQLQPEQVVDINVVKARKDLPNVALVDSREGDRYRGEREPIDPVAGHIPGAVNYPWQEVTNEQGYLRPTVEQRDRWTEVASAQEILVYCGSGVTACVNLLSLELAGIDQGKLYAGSWSDWCSYL; this comes from the coding sequence ATGGTCTTCCATCCTGTTATATCTGCTGCGTGGCTTCAGGAGCATCTCAACGATCCGCAAGTGGTAGTAGTGGATTGTCGCTTTGCCTTGATGCAGCCTGAGTTGGGGCAGCAGCAGTATCAAACCAGCCATATTCTAGGCGCTTATTATTTAGATCTCAATCGCGACTTATCAAGCCCAGTAGGTCAACATGGCGGACGGCATCCATTACCAGATCCAGAAGGGTTTGGCGCTAAGTTACGAGCGATCGGAGTTAATTCTGAGAGTTCTTCTGGGCCAACTTTAGTCGTAGCTTACGATGACTCTCGCTTGGCCTTTGCCTCTCGCCTCTGGTGGCTGTTGTGCTACTTTGGCCACAGCAATGTTGCGGTACTAGATGGTGGTTTTGCAGCTTGGCAAGCGGCAGGGTATTCCGTCACCGCAGAGGTGCCAACTCCCCAAGCAGGGAACTTTACCCCGCAACTCCAGCCTGAGCAAGTGGTTGATATTAACGTCGTCAAAGCCCGCAAAGATTTACCGAATGTAGCTTTGGTGGATTCCCGCGAAGGCGATCGCTACCGAGGGGAACGCGAACCGATTGACCCGGTGGCAGGTCATATTCCCGGTGCAGTGAATTACCCCTGGCAAGAAGTCACTAACGAGCAAGGCTATCTGCGACCCACAGTAGAGCAACGCGATCGCTGGACTGAAGTCGCTTCAGCTCAAGAAATTTTGGTTTACTGTGGTTCTGGCGTGACAGCCTGCGTCAATCTACTGTCCCTAGAACTGGCGGGCATTGATCAAGGCAAACTCTACGCTGGTAGTTGGAGCGATTGGTGTTCTTATTTGTAG
- a CDS encoding serine/threonine-protein kinase, translating to MPKERSLLPAQKNIGTTVRPLVTEKVKSTKPAQRFLNLTNLGHILTGVWAAAAAIATATNIPLGQIMERQAQTLFFELRGPIAAPSNIVILAIDDESMSQGQFYRADPKQYKSLAALETWPWKRAAYAEAIDKLMAAGARSVALDIEFTTPSSYGTKDDERLRQSLQRYAGRVTLATKYEDIINDQGVTAQLTPIYPRFRTNPLSVGSINFLLEPDSKVHRLGNQYSALLAQDPNFASGLPQNVPDFAEATLKAAQVKPSSSQGDHIFFYGPAGTFKQIPFWHVLDPSYWNNYLKPNQDFSFKNKIVLIGSTAEILQDFLPTPFSANWLNSQAMPGVEIHANAIATLMEGRAIADGIPDRSLQGIFCLVGSIGVGFLLSFPKRPWLRWLLVIVAPLSWGGATYLIFSYGGLILPTALPITAIALSGLSYTFASSTLEHFKKLKLWHTLKKYIDSPLIQTIISQSQQGHVGDLLRERETAILGTKLDGRYVITKVLGSGGFGETYIAEDTRRPGNPQCVVKRLKTATNNINLLEMAKRLFIGEAETLERLGKHDQIPQLLAYFEEKEEFYLVQEFIPGRPLSHELTLGRQLPEAQVIDLLKDLLQVLAFVHSQGVIHRDIKPSNIIRRLTDGKLVLIDFGAVKRIPHLAENDTPDSITVGIGTQGYMPSEQYAGTPRCNSDLYALGITAIQALTGIPPSQFKKDQATEEVLWQHKTEVSHELAIILSKLVRYHFSQRYQSATEVLEALRKLTSTNHSTSFNAANGLSPLDIAYMDVDASTDPVSLTDAAFSTVAWPNTLEGETESTEISDPVDSSVDS from the coding sequence ATGCCAAAAGAACGAAGTTTGCTGCCAGCGCAGAAAAACATTGGTACTACAGTTCGGCCTTTAGTAACTGAAAAGGTAAAGTCAACGAAGCCTGCACAGCGGTTTCTGAATCTGACTAACTTGGGTCACATCCTAACAGGCGTCTGGGCAGCAGCAGCAGCGATCGCGACGGCCACCAATATTCCGCTAGGCCAAATTATGGAGCGGCAAGCCCAAACTCTATTTTTTGAGTTGCGGGGTCCCATTGCAGCACCGAGCAACATTGTAATTTTGGCGATCGATGATGAATCAATGTCTCAAGGGCAGTTCTATCGAGCCGATCCAAAGCAATATAAGTCGCTCGCGGCTCTAGAGACTTGGCCTTGGAAACGAGCCGCTTACGCTGAAGCCATTGACAAGTTGATGGCTGCTGGAGCCCGCTCTGTGGCTTTAGATATTGAGTTTACAACGCCCAGCAGTTATGGCACCAAAGATGATGAGCGATTGCGTCAGAGCTTACAGCGCTATGCAGGTCGCGTCACTCTAGCCACTAAGTACGAAGACATCATCAATGATCAAGGCGTTACTGCCCAGTTGACTCCCATTTATCCTCGTTTCCGCACTAATCCTCTTTCCGTGGGTTCAATTAATTTCCTGCTGGAGCCTGACAGCAAGGTGCATCGTCTAGGCAATCAATATTCTGCGCTTTTAGCTCAAGACCCTAACTTTGCTAGCGGATTACCTCAAAACGTACCTGATTTTGCTGAGGCGACGCTCAAGGCAGCCCAAGTAAAGCCTAGCAGCTCTCAGGGAGACCATATTTTTTTCTATGGCCCCGCAGGAACCTTCAAGCAAATTCCTTTTTGGCATGTGCTTGACCCTAGCTACTGGAATAATTACTTGAAACCAAATCAAGATTTTTCTTTCAAAAATAAGATTGTCTTGATTGGGTCAACGGCTGAGATTTTACAAGATTTTTTACCAACGCCCTTTTCTGCTAACTGGCTAAATTCTCAGGCCATGCCAGGGGTAGAAATTCATGCCAATGCGATCGCCACTTTAATGGAAGGTCGGGCGATCGCGGACGGGATTCCCGATCGGTCTTTACAAGGAATTTTTTGCTTAGTTGGTAGTATCGGCGTCGGTTTTTTATTGAGCTTCCCCAAGCGACCCTGGCTTCGGTGGCTATTAGTCATTGTCGCTCCTTTGAGCTGGGGGGGCGCTACTTACCTTATCTTTTCTTACGGTGGGTTGATTTTGCCCACGGCCTTACCAATCACCGCGATCGCTCTTAGTGGGCTTTCCTACACGTTTGCTAGCTCCACCCTTGAGCATTTCAAGAAGCTAAAGTTATGGCATACCCTTAAAAAATATATTGATTCTCCTCTCATCCAAACCATTATTAGCCAAAGTCAACAGGGACACGTCGGAGATCTATTACGAGAGCGAGAGACCGCCATCTTAGGCACTAAGCTTGATGGTCGGTATGTAATCACAAAGGTTCTAGGGTCAGGCGGATTCGGCGAAACCTACATTGCTGAAGATACCCGACGTCCTGGCAATCCCCAGTGTGTTGTGAAGCGACTGAAAACAGCCACCAACAACATCAATCTTTTAGAGATGGCAAAAAGGCTGTTTATCGGGGAGGCCGAAACTCTAGAGCGTCTTGGCAAGCACGATCAAATTCCTCAACTATTGGCCTATTTTGAGGAGAAGGAAGAGTTTTACCTAGTTCAAGAATTCATTCCTGGTCGTCCTTTAAGCCACGAACTGACTTTAGGTAGACAGCTACCCGAAGCTCAAGTTATTGACCTACTTAAAGACTTGTTGCAAGTTCTTGCCTTTGTCCACAGTCAAGGCGTTATCCACCGAGACATCAAGCCTAGCAACATCATCAGACGGTTAACGGATGGCAAACTAGTCCTGATTGATTTTGGAGCTGTAAAGAGAATTCCTCACCTAGCCGAAAATGACACGCCAGACAGCATCACGGTTGGCATTGGTACTCAGGGATATATGCCCAGCGAACAATATGCTGGTACTCCGCGCTGCAATAGCGATCTGTATGCTCTCGGTATTACAGCCATTCAAGCTCTGACTGGCATCCCCCCCAGTCAGTTCAAAAAAGACCAAGCAACTGAAGAAGTGTTGTGGCAGCATAAAACTGAGGTAAGCCATGAACTGGCAATCATACTCAGCAAACTCGTGCGTTATCACTTCAGCCAGCGCTACCAATCTGCCACTGAAGTTTTAGAAGCACTCCGAAAGCTAACAAGTACTAATCATTCAACTAGTTTTAACGCAGCGAATGGGCTTTCCCCTCTAGATATAGCCTATATGGATGTGGATGCCTCTACAGACCCAGTGTCGCTTACAGATGCTGCATTTTCTACAGTGGCTTGGCCCAATACTCTTGAAGGAGAAACAGAATCCACGGAGATCAGTGACCCCGTGGATAGTTCAGTAGATAGCTAA
- a CDS encoding SGNH/GDSL hydrolase family protein: MSDLCLLVADVLVKSQLAKTAAPEIPQISYLFAADNLTKAQTVALASPQVTTGVEFGAPEFSQPGCQPQLTAQIGAAQVEAIAPSPQLATEIHAQEDNLIASILDDQRGSQQVSKVSPALIPNFSDIPQAQALAPRSGNQLYRQRLEALRAGTLYTRIASNSFYSAWSQATTKPSYSQWKQLLELEARAVARGQGDNRLSVVVGDSLSLWFPTQRLPEGQLWLNQGISGDTTSGILQRLSAFTQTRPDTIYVMAGINDLRRGHSDQRILSNLRQIMRQLHQKHPGAEVVVQSILPTRYAAIPSSRIRGLNQRIAAIAQQEKVSFLDLYPYFTDTQDTLNRALTTDGLHLNPRGYQVWQVALQQTESQIKIARYQRLTATAASNSAVR, translated from the coding sequence ATGAGCGATCTTTGTCTGCTGGTAGCCGATGTTTTAGTGAAGAGTCAGTTAGCTAAGACCGCAGCACCAGAAATACCTCAGATTAGCTACTTATTCGCAGCAGACAATTTAACCAAAGCTCAAACGGTTGCTTTAGCTTCACCCCAGGTTACCACCGGAGTTGAATTTGGTGCTCCAGAATTTAGCCAACCCGGATGTCAGCCTCAGCTCACCGCTCAGATAGGGGCAGCTCAGGTGGAGGCGATCGCGCCCAGCCCACAACTTGCTACAGAAATTCACGCTCAAGAAGACAACCTGATCGCGTCGATTCTAGATGATCAGCGTGGTAGTCAGCAGGTTTCTAAAGTTAGTCCTGCTTTGATTCCTAACTTTAGCGATATACCACAAGCTCAGGCTTTGGCTCCGCGATCGGGTAACCAGCTCTATCGCCAAAGACTAGAAGCTCTAAGAGCAGGTACTCTTTACACCCGGATTGCTAGCAATAGTTTTTACTCAGCTTGGTCTCAAGCCACAACGAAGCCCAGCTACAGCCAATGGAAACAACTACTAGAGCTAGAAGCCAGAGCGGTAGCACGAGGCCAAGGAGACAATCGCCTCTCGGTCGTCGTGGGAGACTCGCTTAGCCTCTGGTTCCCGACCCAACGCCTACCTGAGGGGCAATTGTGGCTGAATCAAGGAATTTCGGGCGACACCACAAGTGGCATTCTCCAGCGGCTTTCAGCCTTTACTCAGACGCGGCCTGACACTATTTACGTCATGGCTGGCATCAACGATCTGCGTCGGGGTCATAGCGACCAACGGATTTTAAGTAATTTGCGCCAAATTATGCGACAGCTTCATCAGAAGCATCCTGGCGCTGAGGTTGTTGTGCAGTCAATTTTGCCGACTCGCTATGCTGCGATTCCCAGTAGTCGGATTCGCGGCTTGAATCAACGCATTGCCGCGATCGCCCAACAAGAAAAAGTAAGTTTTCTAGATCTGTACCCCTACTTCACTGACACGCAAGACACCTTGAATCGAGCCTTGACCACTGATGGCTTACACCTGAATCCGCGTGGTTATCAAGTTTGGCAAGTCGCCCTCCAGCAAACAGAATCTCAAATCAAAATCGCTCGTTATCAACGTCTCACGGCTACAGCTGCTTCTAACTCTGCTGTCAGATAA